In Erigeron canadensis isolate Cc75 chromosome 6, C_canadensis_v1, whole genome shotgun sequence, the following are encoded in one genomic region:
- the LOC122603844 gene encoding uncharacterized protein LOC122603844 → MKEHEDGVLPIAVEKSKSSVIVDQVVTETVGVLDVMVDVIGCDDVVDDHGCVPGNLGNDSESKGMKKTEARDMVTKEDVGLGEIKVLGFEKDKGIVGGDVGVMNGKELIERGLKISALPSTMDAGSENVDVVNEKIGKGNEGLDSSKISEPSATMDPGSEDVDVVVVDNGIASIDEAQRDVLVDPTLVGPDNATLLTEVVSSATGDGDFNVRTENLDERVEVDTLSKSGILHPKSEIITEESQNIKSEVESNNSNLAVESSTGEPQMVAKEETEKGLIKDGEIMEKSTEYVQQVAYGKGVLNQKTGKGDEALDSSEVPESLKTVNLGQEEVNGETFNADVVQHPEFLYEDPDMEKGDDVGVDIDEVLGWNDEIPRVTVIGGALGKEQDLKSNAQSEVDVEQVLPEPSTEPVLTGHEEENLESREPIVYGRRANVEVPVYEGMDGIIPPILGDENLEIETDSDEDGEPVQEEEQKVTEPSLNVSSFSFHQSRYFQPPKNEGEFCVSDLVWGKVRSHPWWPGQIVDPSGASQKAMKYHKKNCFLVAYFGDHSFAWNDSAVLKPFRANFSQIEKQTNLESFKNAVECALEEVTRRVELGLACSCVPQDIYKKIQCQIIENGGVRKKAAVRHGSDESASVSSFEPHKLVDYVRSLAQFPHEGDKLDLAIAKAQLSSYGRYKGYQEPSEFRVYEDMLEDAPREAGEQVKSNADKFQNILIETAYPNKDLSLSDVTDEAPESGHGDNDTSKPVSSSNYKKRKARDIISNGSVKRPNRRPDKVSTAPISTPKPSFKIGEMIQRVAIQLTGPPLKAYQDVQDADQLVGSDVSLQTFEIPQKEASIAEMLLQLHVTAQDPMKEHTFLHTIIPFFYDRRSAVFSKSLKKVSTSQSPLTGRKRKASTEKDPEEVEASGSERKASIENDELEVGGSKAKESSANDPEEYEFVFDDINDSYWTDRIIQNPSEDQSLQDHQNGGLEYQVVAYELDKPAKKSRGSNKKCVSSIQETVKVKEEREAEKRRRENLATEIVLKFAEGIYFPSENNLNKMFRRFGPLMESETEVDKEGGRARVVFKKCCDAEIAHSSAEKFNIFGSIDVNYELNYTPLVSYKPLPLPLLQDPMDAS, encoded by the coding sequence ATGAAAGAACACGAGGATGGGGTGTTGCCTATAGCTGTTGAAAAGTCTAAATCTAGTGTTATTGTTGATCAAGTTGTGACTGAAACCGTGGGGGTTTTGGATGTGATGGTGGATGTTATCGGTTGTGATGATGTGGTGGATGATCATGGGTGTGTACCGGGTAATTTGGGAAATGATTCTGAGAGTAAGGGGATGAAAAAAACGGAGGCTCGTGATATGGTAACGAAAGAAGATGTGGGTTTGGGTGAAATTAAGGTTCTAggttttgaaaaagataaaggGATTGTTGGCGGTGATGTTGGCGTGATGAATGGTAAGGAGTTGATTGAAAGAGGGTTGAAGATTTCAGCATTACCAAGCACAATGGATGCTGGTTCCGAGAATGTTGATGTGGTCAACGAGAAAATTGGTAAAGGTAATGAAGGGTTAGATTCATCAAAGATTTCAGAACCCTCGGCCACAATGGATCCTGGTTCTGAGGACGTTGATGTAGTCGTTGTAGACAATGGTATAGCCAGCATAGATGAAGCTCAACGTGATGTTCTTGTGGATCCAACTTTGGTTGGTCCTGATAATGCTACTTTATTGACTGAGGTGGTTAGTTCAGCAACAGGTGATGGTGACTTCAATGTACGCACTGAAAATCTGGATGAGCGAGTTGAAGTTGACACATTGAGCAAAAGTGGAATTCTTCATCCAAAAAGTGAAATTATAACAGAGGAAtctcaaaatatcaaaagtgaAGTTGAGTCAAATAACTCTAATCTGGCTGTTGAATCTTCAACAGGAGAGCCTCAAATGGTAGCCAAAGAGGAAACAGAAAAGGGTTTGATTAAAGACGGGGAGATTATGGAAAAATCGACTGAATATGTTCAACAAGTAGCTTATGGAAAGGGCGTTTTAAATCAGAAAACTGGAAAAGGAGATGAGGCTTTAGATTCGTCTGAGGTTCCAGAATCGTTGAAAACAGTTAATCTTGGTCAAGAGGAAGTCAACGGGGAAACATTTAATGCAGATGTGGTCCAACATCCAGAATTTTTATATGAAGATCCTGACATGGAGAAAGGAGATGATGTAGGGGTGGACATTGATGAAGTATTGGGTTGGAATGATGAAATTCCAAGGGTTACTGTAATAGGTGGTGCCCTTGGAAAAGAACAAGACCTCAAGAGTAATGCACAATCAGAAGTTGATGTGGAACAGGTACTTCCTGAACCTTCTACTGAACCAGTTCTAACTGGACATGAAGAGGAAAACCTCGAGTCTCGAGAACCAATAGTGTATGGGCGTCGTGCGAATGTGGAGGTTCCAGTATACGAGGGAATGGATGGGATTATACCACCTATCTTGGGAGATGAAAATTTAGAGATCGAGACCGATTCAGATGAAGATGGGGAACCGGTGCAAGAAGAAGAGCAGAAGGTTACCGAGCCTTCTCTTAATGTAAGCTCTTTTTCATTCCATCAATCACGTTATTTCCAGCCACCTAAAAACGAAGGTGAGTTTTGTGTTTCTGATTTGGTGTGGGGTAAAGTAAGGAGCCATCCATGGTGGCCCGGGCAGATAGTTGATCCTTCTGGTGCATCTCAGAAGGCCATgaagtatcataaaaaaaattgcttCTTGGTAGCTTATTTTGGAGATCATAGTTTTGCTTGGAATGATTCAGCCGTCCTAAAGCCATTTCGGGCTAACTTTTCTCAAATAGAGAAGCAAACCAATTTAGAATCGTTTAAAAATGCAGTCGAATGTGCTTTGGAAGAGGTCACCAGACGAGTAGAGTTAGGGCTTGCATGCTCCTGTGTGCCTCAGGACATCTATAAGAAGATTCAATGTCAAATCATTGAAAATGGAGGAGTTAGAAAAAAAGCAGCTGTAAGACATGGTTCAGATGAATCTGCCAGTGTGAGTTCTTTTGAGCCCCATAAACTAGTGGACTATGTGAGATCACTGGCGCAGTTCCCACATGAAGGTGATAAATTGGATCTTGCAATCGCTAAGGCTCAGTTATCATCATATGGTCGTTATAAGGGGTATCAGGAGCCTTCTGAATTTCGGGTTTATGAAGATATGTTAGAAGATGCTCCACGTGAAGCAGGTGAACAAGTTAAAAGCAATGCTGATAAATTTCAGAACATTCTGATTGAAACTGCATACCCAAATAAGGACTTAAGTTTATCAGATGTAACAGATGAGGCACCAGAATCTGGACATGGCGACAATGACACCAGTAAAccagtttcttcatctaactacAAAAAGCGGAAGGCTCGTGATATCATCTCTAATGGTTCTGTGAAAAGACCAAATCGCCGTCCTGATAAAGTATCCACTGCTCCAATTTCAACTCCAAAACCATCATTCAAAATTGGTGAAATGATTCAAAGAGTAGCAATCCAGCTGACAGGACCACCATTGAAGGCGTATCAAGATGTTCAAGATGCTGACCAATTAGTCGGGTCTGATGTTTCTTTGCAGACTTTTGAAATCCCTCAAAAAGAAGCATCTATAGCTGAGATGCTATTGCAGCTGCACGTAACTGCTCAAGATCCTATGAAGGAACACACCTTTTTGCATACCATAATCCCCTTTTTTTATGATCGTAGATCAGCTGTTTTTAGCAAGTCTCTAAAGAAAGTCTCAACCAGTCAAAGTCCACTCACTGGTAGAAAAAGAAAAGCATCCACAGAAAAGGATCCCGAAGAAGTTGAAGCCAGTGGTAGTGAAAGGAAAGCATCCATCGAGAATGATGAACTTGAAGTCGGTGGTAGTAAAGCAAAAGAATCCAGTGCGAATGATCCTGAAGAATATGAATTTGTTTTTGATGATATTAATGATTCTTATTGGACAGACAGGATCATCCAAAACCCTTCTGAAGACCAGTCATTGCAAGATCATCAAAATGGAGGTTTAGAGTATCAGGTTGTGGCATATGAACTAGATAAACCAGCAAAAAAGAGTCGAGGGTCAAATAAAAAATGTGTTAGTAGTATTCAGGAAACTGTAAAAGTGAAGGAAGAACGGGAAGCTGAAAAAAGGAGGCGGGAAAATTTGGCTACAGAGATTGTATTGAAGTTTGCAGAGGGTATTTATTTTCCTTcagaaaataatttaaataaaatgtttagaCGATTTGGGCCATTGATGGAATCAGAGACGGAAGTTGATAAGGAGGGCGGCCGTGCAAGAGTGGTGTTCAAAAAATGTTGTGATGCAGAAATAGCTCATAGTAGTGCTgaaaaattcaacatttttgGATCGATTGATGTAAATTATGAGCTCAACTATACCCCGTTAGTCTCATATAAACCTTTGCCCCTTCCATTATTACAAGACCCAATGGATGCAAGCTAA